The proteins below come from a single Calditrichota bacterium genomic window:
- a CDS encoding alpha-mannosidase, protein MWVKGKKRLHLVCNAHMDPVWLWEWEEGAAAAIATFRTAADLLGEFPGFVFNHNEAILYRWVEEYEPELFRRIQELVRAGKWHIMGGWFLQPDCNMPNGESLVRQILVGRNYFREKFGVEPTTAINFDPFGHSRGLAQILVKAGYDSYLFCRPDSTFCTLPAENFWWQGYDGSRVLASRVESFYNSPLGGARRKVETWMAEHPAEEVGIVLWGVGNHGGGPSRIDLEQLGALIQEVQETEIRHSTPESYFRELRERAEGFPVHRRDINPWGVGCYTSMARIKQRHRRLENELFMVEKMAATATAQDLLPYPEQELRDALLDLLTSEFHDILPGSSIQPVEEASLRLIDHGLEILSRVKARVFFALAKGQPKAEEGEIPVLVYNPHPFPVRDTVECEFQLADINWDQTLFTEIEVLHQGKPLAAQVEKELSNLSIDWRKRVVFTAELAPSQMNRFDCRPKLVPAKTRERLRERDGKLMFATPDMELTISTRTGLIDRWRVGEVDYLQKGAFRALVIDDNEDPWGMRVRRFRDVVGRFALMNGAQSAQFAGVRQKTLKPVRVIEDGPVRTVVEACFAYGSSAICQRYKLPKHGTEVEVELRVYWGEKNRMLKLSIPTPFTQGRLMGQVVYGVDELPANGDEVVAQKWLAVVDEQNRHALTCVNDGTYGADYCRGELRLSLLRAPAYSGHPIEERPIVPQDRFTPRIDQGERLFRFWLNAGLAGQRLQAIDREALVKNERPYALSFFPPGEGKLPSPGLRVDDPAVLVTALKKPEQGEGLVIRLFEPTGQRRTARLELPWVPLATKVELQPFEVKTLRFYPEGRRLVEVDLLEREIA, encoded by the coding sequence ATGTGGGTGAAAGGGAAGAAGCGACTGCACTTGGTGTGCAACGCACACATGGACCCTGTGTGGCTATGGGAGTGGGAAGAAGGTGCGGCAGCCGCCATTGCCACATTTCGGACCGCGGCAGACCTGCTCGGCGAGTTTCCCGGCTTTGTCTTCAATCACAATGAGGCGATTCTCTACCGCTGGGTGGAAGAGTACGAGCCGGAGCTTTTTCGGCGCATCCAAGAGCTGGTGCGGGCGGGCAAGTGGCACATCATGGGCGGTTGGTTCCTGCAACCGGACTGCAATATGCCCAATGGCGAATCATTGGTCCGACAGATTCTGGTGGGCAGGAACTATTTCCGGGAAAAGTTCGGCGTTGAGCCCACCACTGCCATCAATTTCGATCCTTTTGGGCACAGCAGGGGTTTGGCACAGATTCTGGTAAAAGCAGGCTACGATTCCTACCTGTTCTGTCGCCCGGACTCCACGTTCTGTACCCTGCCAGCAGAAAACTTCTGGTGGCAAGGGTACGACGGGTCGAGGGTCTTGGCCAGCCGAGTGGAGAGTTTCTACAACAGTCCCTTGGGTGGGGCGCGTCGCAAAGTGGAGACCTGGATGGCCGAGCACCCCGCGGAAGAGGTGGGCATTGTCCTTTGGGGCGTTGGCAACCATGGAGGAGGGCCTTCAAGGATAGACCTCGAGCAGCTCGGCGCGCTCATCCAGGAGGTACAGGAAACGGAAATTCGGCACTCGACCCCTGAGTCCTACTTCCGGGAGCTGCGGGAGCGCGCAGAGGGATTCCCGGTGCATCGCCGCGACATCAACCCGTGGGGCGTAGGATGCTACACTTCGATGGCCAGGATCAAGCAACGCCACCGCCGGCTCGAGAACGAGCTCTTCATGGTCGAGAAAATGGCGGCAACAGCGACAGCCCAAGATCTTCTGCCGTACCCGGAGCAGGAACTGCGCGACGCGCTTCTTGACCTCTTGACCAGCGAGTTCCACGACATCTTGCCGGGGAGTTCCATCCAGCCAGTGGAGGAGGCGTCGCTGCGCCTCATCGACCATGGCTTGGAGATCCTCTCCCGAGTCAAGGCGCGCGTCTTTTTCGCGCTGGCCAAGGGCCAGCCCAAGGCCGAAGAGGGCGAGATTCCAGTGTTGGTCTACAACCCGCACCCGTTTCCTGTGCGTGACACGGTGGAGTGCGAATTCCAGTTGGCCGACATAAACTGGGATCAGACCCTATTCACCGAGATCGAGGTGCTGCATCAAGGAAAGCCTCTGGCTGCCCAAGTGGAAAAGGAGCTGAGCAACCTGAGCATTGACTGGCGGAAGAGGGTGGTGTTCACCGCAGAGCTGGCGCCGAGCCAAATGAATCGCTTTGATTGCCGCCCTAAGCTGGTCCCTGCCAAGACCCGAGAGCGCTTGCGTGAGCGCGACGGTAAGCTCATGTTTGCGACGCCCGACATGGAGCTCACCATCAGTACGCGCACCGGCCTCATTGATCGATGGCGCGTCGGAGAGGTGGACTACCTGCAGAAGGGCGCATTCCGTGCCCTGGTCATCGACGACAACGAGGACCCTTGGGGCATGCGTGTGCGTCGCTTCCGCGACGTGGTGGGCAGGTTTGCCTTGATGAACGGCGCGCAGTCAGCGCAGTTCGCGGGCGTCAGGCAGAAGACGCTGAAGCCTGTTCGTGTTATTGAAGACGGACCTGTCCGCACGGTGGTCGAGGCGTGTTTTGCCTATGGGAGCTCGGCAATATGCCAACGTTACAAATTGCCCAAGCACGGTACCGAAGTCGAGGTCGAACTCCGCGTCTACTGGGGGGAAAAGAACCGGATGCTCAAGCTTTCCATTCCCACGCCATTTACGCAAGGACGTCTCATGGGCCAGGTGGTCTATGGCGTGGACGAGCTTCCCGCAAACGGCGACGAAGTGGTGGCGCAGAAGTGGCTGGCAGTCGTTGATGAGCAGAACCGCCATGCGCTCACGTGCGTGAACGATGGCACCTATGGAGCGGACTACTGTCGCGGAGAGCTTCGGCTGTCATTGCTCCGTGCACCGGCCTACTCAGGCCATCCCATTGAGGAGAGGCCAATAGTGCCTCAAGACCGTTTTACGCCGCGGATTGACCAAGGCGAGCGGCTGTTCCGCTTTTGGCTCAATGCCGGCCTTGCGGGCCAACGGTTGCAGGCTATCGACCGGGAGGCGCTGGTCAAGAATGAGCGCCCGTACGCCCTCTCGTTCTTCCCGCCTGGGGAGGGTAAATTGCCAAGTCCGGGACTAAGGGTCGACGACCCGGCGGTACTGGTGACCGCGCTCAAGAAACCCGAGCAGGGCGAGGGGCTGGTCATCAGGCTCTTCGAACCCACAGGTCAGCGCCGGACAGCGCGTCTTGAGCTGCCCTGGGTGCCGCTGGCCACGAAGGTTGAGTTGCAGCCTTTCGAAGTGAAGACGCTTCGTTTCTACCCCGAGGGGCGGCGGCTGGTGGAAGTCGACCTGCTGGAACGGGAAATTGCCTGA